One Oenanthe melanoleuca isolate GR-GAL-2019-014 chromosome 3, OMel1.0, whole genome shotgun sequence DNA segment encodes these proteins:
- the CASP8AP2 gene encoding CASP8-associated protein 2, translating into MAADEDGLGLYDIRYSAEASPFREGDESSVDIYDGLDSSLSVSDNFAPNTTPSRSSLNLFDEILIEEGSAKKASYDELQAEYGKCQLQIKELMKKFKEIQAQNIILQNENQALKKNISALIKTARVEINRKDEEISHLRQRLSEFPNHRSIFTRTYLPGSNKTKDSKFRPSDFGDNMKMEHRMKNDCSKDAYHSYSSHNMDSGKSGSEKRNTPLLLRYPPEELCNDGTHTCAPSYDHTSNKDNRKERKETKSNEQHSRGNVSKYKREVHQSTGNDCDSEEGNSDPQQKLKTLSEKAGKNELQQKSQSTKLKCSPSVERRVERSVSSWEKQTSGKDRFQTRGELYGDERLQNVFKKDIKAHDKGEKHAGPKNKPNEKLQEQPRRPGRGSSPHSKNEHSKSLHESRKCRVEDSRKVKHIDSKRDRGADDHSSREGRTSPFNSSSREHKHARLKESSSRHEWETAHSKSDRHRTEEKRKREREDQDENRHFRNEKKVAKEFFHQSVKDSKKGTHVTKSERNKSSKLEETSRVADSLKDKVPKTKGNRTGPKSKDLKLSFMEKLNLTLSPNKKQCLSAVDGLKTPSQKATDEGGTELTLQAELLDSAQPVDCGHTEHSHSTLQVLDSAAQSNMESALPVSVSSESEALKVAAADPAQSEVLPAVTADESSSGTSPEAEGAQVQPQASPEAAEVLVLDEMEAEALSEVAEACDLIELDDSVKTTAMAGLNHPESLALEVAGSMAECEELPVTEGERQDDYVPAAEVAQPEPASASMGDLPESAAEKKEEDKIWLAADTENSADQCGSQNVVLDDSEARSSDDLKSSDIAEDSSETKPDSLMEVVRDDNHLAAENVDCPIEEKSICEVHTSTSRLLDRIVISDKGQPLVDQNTCGLGPDLTDNSTATASSLSGEMCPITRERERNPVSVDDDSSILSIDLNHLRYIPKAISPLTSPVRPSAKALKMESPCKGLVKTYNKDLIPETTVVICPSKNLSKEVNKENQKPVSMSDEHLEIESRLSISSDEIEEGEIVSNDEDKEKSKPERVSENTKKSRPKASSETRNLTSSPQNQSSKTVHSNEDNGKFVSPQVSAQKNRERHKNQTFRSSKSIKKKKTVSIACLEKIVHVIVEPSNIQEIMQMLRAIRKQMRKSYMKFKVRFPVQHFHRIIESGIINFTALIRYLNFSKMCALGDTLKLNICDIIESKLKQVKKNAIVDRLFDQQVSDMKKQLWKFVDEQLDYLFEKIRTIIIKLCDVGNEAEEGKFEAAGKQNHKINHKNDVQRSRKKSLKDGSQKPEEYTSKQTVDYQQSKCHHEKNKTGAPKTAFTKCLNSIDNTRNSQPKVHLSKENNLQNTLTPLKGVKYDKEGLQQSRDANKSDLSYELLTEQQASSLTFNLVSDAQMGEIFKSLLQGSDLLEKNGGNINRNECEFRTPEKQFLDSHKCRDNAVELEQDIAPKETCIDCKLEEDISWTIVSPVRAPSLASRPQMPVDPDVLDESCMFEVSTNSNSASCNDECSLQKNKSCISSILLEDLAVSLTIPSPLKSDAHLSFLKPENNSSSAPEGVVSAHYSEDALLGEEDATEQDIHLALESDNSSSKSSCSSSWTSRSVAPGFQCRPSLPMQAVIMEKSNDHFIVKIRRAVPSASPASDQTAPVKEAQASAAKVGKGEVTTGGKEKDSQSATVKETVQPDLVKMDHLPHVSTEQEQNPALTQPLKESHNIENEETTDLLVACRKSPDKERHDTESPDKGSEQSEAQKLQISENISEMHVRSQASFPAGCSMKSCKTDSIVSGTSCHAVESGADNGTQETSMVNSEVSDKKEELEKCVDPSIDLMEEHSYETVAGECDLETKPSSKTNGGCQISIDDKTNKKRKKETVKENSDSKRQRKGTESVGERSDESNIRSEDRNSSSKECSSKKNELQQNKDSSPLASSQSSPSLYAKNIIKKKGEVVVSWTRNDDREILLECQRKGPSSKTFVSLATRLNKSPSQVSERFKQLMKLFKKSKCR; encoded by the exons ACAATTTTGCTCCAAATACTACACCATCTAGAAGCAGCTTAAATTTATTTGATGAGATATTAATTGAGGAAGGGAGTGCAAAAAAAGCATCCTATGACGAG TTGCAAGCAGAATATGGAAAATGTCAACTGCAAATTAAAGAGTTGAtgaagaaatttaaagaaatacaagCACAG aatatCATCCTACAGAATGAAAACCAGGCTctcaaaaaaaatatttcagcccTTATCAAAACAGCAAGAGTGGAAATTAACCGTAAGGATGAAGAAATCAGTCATCTGCGTCAAAG GCTATCGGAATTTCCCAACCATCGAAGTATTTTCACCAGAACATACCTTCCAGgatcaaataaaacaaaagattCCAAATTCAGACCTTCAGATTTTGGTGACAATATGAAGATGGAGCATAGAATGAAAAATGACTGTTCAAAAGATGCATACCACAGTTACTCATCTCATAACATGGACAGTGGGAAGTCTGGCTCTGAAAAAAGGAACACTCCACTTTTGCTGAGGTACCCTCCTGAAGAGCTCTGCAATGATGGTACTCACACGTGTGCACCGAGCTATGACCATACCTCCAACAAGGataacagaaaggaaagaaaagaaactaaaaGTAATGAACAGCACAGTAGGGGGAATGTCAGCAAATACAAAAGAGAAGTACATCAGAGCACTGGAAATGATTGTGACAGTGAGGAGGGGAATTCAGATCCTCAACAGAAGCTGAAAACTCTTTCAGAGAAGGCTGGTAAAAATGAATTGCAACAAAAAAGTCAGAGCACGAAACTCAAATGCAGTCCAAGTGTTGAAAGAAGAGTAGAAAGGAGTGTTTCTTCTTGGGAGAAACAGACATCTGGTAAAGACAGATTTCAAACAAGAGGTGAATTGTATGGTGATGAGAGAttacaaaatgtatttaaaaaggACATTAAAGCACATGATAAAGGTGAAAAGCATGCTGGCCCAAAAAATAAACCGAATGAGAAGCTGCAAGAGCAACCAAGGAGGCCTGGTAGGGGAAGCAGTCCACACTCCAAGAATGAACATTCAAAGAGTCTTCATGAATCACGTAAATGTCGTGTGGAAGATTCTAGAAAAGTAAAGCACATTGACAGCAAGAGAGACAGAGGAGCAGATGATCATTCCTCTCGAGAAGGAAGGACTTCACCTTttaattccagcagcagagagcataAACATGCACGCTTGAAGGAAAGTAGTAGTAGACATGAATGGGAAACAGCACATTCCAAATCAGACAGAcacagaactgaagaaaaaaggaaaagggaaagagaggaTCAGGATGAAAATAGacattttagaaatgaaaaaaaggttgcaaaagaattttttcatcAATCTGTAAAAGACTCCAAGAAAGGTACACATGTTACAAAAAGTGAGAGAAACAAATCCTCTAAGCTAGAAGAAACATCCAGAGTAGCAGATAGCTTAAAAGATAAGGTACCCAAAACTAAAGGTAATCGCACTGGGCCAAAAAGCAAAGACTTAAAACTTAGCTTTatggaaaagctgaatttaaCTCTTTCTCCTAATAAGAAACAATGTCTCTCTGCAGTTGATGGACTTAAAACACCTTCCCAGAAGGCCACTGATGAGGGAGGTACAGAGCTCACACTTCAAGCAGAGCTCTTGGATTCTGCCCAGCCTGTAGACTGTGGTCACACAGAGCACAGTCATTCAACACTACAAGTTCTGGACTCTGCAGCTCAAAGCAACATGGAATCAGCACTGCCTGTTTCTGTCAGTTCTGAGAGTGAAGCCTTGAAAGTagcagcagcagatccagcACAGTCTGAAGTGTTGCCAGCAGTCACAGCTGATGAATCAAGCTCAGGAACCTCACCAGAAGCAGAAGGGGCTCAGGTACAGCCCCAAGCCTCGCCAGAAGCTGCAGAGGTGCTGGTTCTTGATGAGATGGAGGCTGAAGCGCTATCAGAAGTGGCAGAGGCTTGTGATCTGATTGAATTGGATGACTCAGTAAAAACAACAGCAATGGCAGGTTTGAACCACCCTGAATCTTTGGCCCTGGAGGTGGCAGGCAGTATGGCAGAGTGTGAAGAGCTGCCTGTGACAGAGGGTGAGAGGCAGGATGATTATGTACCAGCAGCAGAAGTGGCACAACCTGAACCTGCAAGTGCAAGTATGGGAGACCTTCCAgagtcagcagcagagaagaaagaggaagataAAATATGGCTGGCTGCTGACACAGAAAACTCTGCAGATCAGTGTGGCTCTCAAAATGTTGTTTTAGATGACTCAGAAGCCAGAAGTTCTGATGACCTGAAGTCCTCTGATATTGCAGAGGATAGCagtgaaacaaaaccagactcTTTAATGGAAGTTGTTAGGGATGATAATCACCTGGCTGCAGAAAATGTTGACTGTCCCATTGAGGAAAAGAGTATCTGTGAAGTTCATACCAGTACATCTCGTTTACTGGACAGAATTGTGATAAGTGATAAGGGTCAACCACTAGTTGACCAGAATACTTGTGGTCTGGGGCCAGACCTAACTGATAACAGTACTGCAACAGCATCTTCTCTCAGTGGTGAGATGTGTCCTATAactagagagagagaaagaaacccAGTTTCTGTTGATGATGACAGCTCAATACTGAGCATTGATCTCAATCACTTGAGATATATTCCAAAGGCAATCAGCCCACTGACCAGCCCAGTGCGTCCGTCGGCCAAAGCACTGAAGATGGAAAGTCCCTGTAAAGGCCTCGTGAAGACTTACAACAAAg atTTGATTCCTGAAACGACTGTTGTCATCTGTCCCTCAAAGAACTTATCAAAGGAGgtaaacaaagaaaatcaaaagccAGTTAGCATGTCTGATGAACACTTAGAGATCGAGTCTCGGCTAAGTATCTCTTCAGATGAAATAGAGGAGGGTGAAATAGTAAGTAATGatgaagataaagaaaaatctaaacCAGAGAGAGtctctgaaaatacaaaaaagtcAAGACCAAAAGCTTCTTCTGAGACACGAAATTTGACCAGCAGCCCACAGAATCAAAGTAGCAAAACTGTGCACAGCAATGAAGATAATGGAAAATTTGTTTCTCCGCAAGTAAGTGCACAAAAGAACAGAGAGAGGCATAAAAATCAGACCTTCAGATCTTCAAAGagtataaagaaaaagaaaactgtgagCATTGCTTGTCTTGAAAAAATAGTTCATGTTATTGTTGAACCTTCTAATATACAAGAAATCATGCAGATGCTCAGAGCTATACGAAAACAGATGAGGAAAAGTTACATGAAGTTCAAAGTACGCTTCCCAGTTCAGcattttcacagaattatagaatctGGGATCATAAATTTTACGGCATTAATAAGATACTTAAACTTTTCCAAGATGTGTGCATTAGGTGATACATTAAAACTTAATATCTGTGATATTATAGAGTCAAAACTTAAACAAGTTAAAAAGAATGCAATAGTGGACCGTCTTTTTGACCAGCAAGTATCAGATATGAAAAAACAGCTGTGGAAATTTGTAGATGAACAGCTTGATTACTTATTTGAAAAGATAAGGACAATTATAATAAAGCTATGTGATGTGGGAAATGAGGCTGAGGAAGGAAAGTTTGAAGCGGCCggaaagcaaaaccacaaaatcaaTCATAAGAATGATGTGCAGAGATCTAGAAAAAAGTCCCTGAAAGATGGTTCTCAAAAGCCTGAAGAATATACTTCAAAGCAAACCGTGGATTATCAACAATCTAAGTGTCACCATGAGAAAAATAAGACAGGTGCACCAAAAACTGCCTTTACAAAATGTCTTAATTCCATTGATAACACAAGAAATTCCCAACCAAAAGTTCATCTCTCTAAAGAGAATAATTTACAAAACACTCTTACTCCACTGAAGGGTGTTAAATATGACAAGGAAGGACTCCAGCAGTCCAGAGACGCTAACAAGTCTGATCTTAGTTACGAGCTTCTCACAGAACAACAAGCATCCAGTCTTACATTTAATCTGGTAAGTGATGCTCAAATGGGTGAAATTTTCAAAAGCTTATTGCAAGGTTCTGatctcttggaaaaaaatggtgGCAATATCAACAGAAATGAGTGTGAGTTCAGGACTCCAGAAAAACAGTTCTTAGACAGTCATAAATGCAGAGATAATGCTGTTGAACTGGAGCAAGACATCGCTCCAAAGGAGACATGCATAGATTGTAAACTGGAAGAGGATATTAGTTGGACTATTGTTTCACCCGTAAGAGCTCCCTCATTAGCATCTAGGCCTCAGATGCCTGTTGATCCAGATGTGCTGGATGAGAGCTGTATGTTTGAGGTTTCCACAAACTCAAACTCAGCTTCCTGCAATGATGAATGCAGTTTACAGAAGAATAAATCATGTATTTCTTCTATCCTCCTTGAAGATTTGGCTGTTTCTTTAACAATTCCATCACCTTTGAAATCAGATGCTCACCTCAGCTTCCTAAAACCTGAGAATAATTCTAGCTCAGCTCCGGAGGGTGTTGTTAGTGCACACTACAGTGAAGATGCACTTCTTGGAGAGGAGGATGCCACTGAACAAGACATTCATTTGGCTTTAGAATCTGATAACTCTAGCAGTAAATCAAGCTGCTCATCATCATGGACAAGTCGTTCTGTTGCTCCTGGTTTTCAGTGTCGCCCCAGCCTACCAATGCAAGCAGTGATCATGGAGAAATCCAATGATCATTTTATTGTAAAGATTCGGCGGGCAGTGCCATCTGCCTCACCAGCATCTGATCAGACAGCTCCAGTGAAGGAGGCACAGGCATCCGCAGCCAAGGTTGGAAAAGGAGAAGTGACaactgggggaaaagaaaaggacagCCAGAGTGCCACTGTGAAAGAAACAGTCCAACCAGATCTGGTTAAGATGGATCACTTGCCTCATGTCAGCACTGAACAAGAACAAAATCCCGCCTTAACTCAGCCTCTGAAGGAGTCACACAATattgaaaatgaagaaactaCTGACTTGCTTGTAGCCTGTAGAAAATCTCCAGACAAAGAGCGCCACGACACTGAAAGCCCAGATAaaggctctgagcaatctgagGCACAGAAATTGCAAATATCTGAAAACATAAGTGAAATGCATGTTAGATCTCAAGcttcttttccagctggatGCAGTATGAAGTCATGCAAAACAGATAGTATTGTTAGTGGAACTTCATGTCATGCAGTGGAATCCGGAGCAGATAATGGGACTCAGGAAACTTCAATGGTAAACTCAGAAGTCAGTGATAAAAAGGAAGAACTGGAAAAGTGCGTTGATCCATCTATAGACCTAATGGAAGAGCATTCTTATGAGACTGTAGCAGGTGAATGTGATCTTGAAACAAAACCCAGTTCAAAGACTAATGGAGGGTGTCAGATAAGTATAGATGATAAAActaataaaaagaggaaaaaagagactGTCAAAGAGAATTCCGACTCAAAAAGGCAACGAAAAGGAACTGAATCAGTAGGTGAGAGGAGTGATGAAAGTAATATCAGGTCTGAAGATAGAAATTCTTCATCCAAGGAATGTTCCAGTAAGAAGAATGAGCTACAGCAGAATAAAGATTCTTCTCCCTTGGCTTCATCTCAGTCATCACCTAGCCTCTATGCcaaaaacatcattaaaaagaAGGGAGAAGTAGTAGTTTCCTGGACAAG AAATGATGACCGAGAAATTTTACTGGAATGTCAGAGAAAAGGACCATCAAGCAAAACCTTTGTTTCCTTGGCCACTAGGCTGAACAAAAGCCCAAGTCAG GTTTCAGAAAGATTCAAGCAGTTAATGAAGCTGTTCAAGAAGTCCAAGTGCAGGTAG